A part of Hymenobacter swuensis DY53 genomic DNA contains:
- a CDS encoding FMN-dependent NADH-azoreductase: MQILQIISSARGAESYSTRLSQGIIDKLLAAHPGSTVVVRNVATHPFPHLEEAHLQAYFTPAEGRSAEQQQAVRHSDEAIVEVLAADVLVLGVPFYNFSIASSLKAWLDHLTRAGITFRYTPTGPEGLITGKKVYLAVASGGIYSEGPQQAADFAVPYLRWMLGFLGMTDVTVARAEGVKLPEFQATALQKGIESVVV, from the coding sequence ATGCAGATTCTGCAAATCATTTCCAGCGCCCGCGGGGCCGAATCGTACAGCACCCGCCTCAGCCAGGGCATCATCGACAAGCTACTCGCAGCGCACCCCGGCAGCACCGTGGTAGTGCGCAACGTGGCGACCCACCCGTTTCCGCACCTTGAAGAGGCGCACTTGCAGGCCTACTTCACGCCCGCCGAAGGCCGCTCTGCCGAGCAGCAGCAGGCCGTGCGCCACTCCGACGAAGCCATTGTCGAGGTGCTGGCGGCCGACGTCCTCGTGCTGGGGGTACCGTTCTACAATTTCAGCATTGCCTCGTCGCTCAAGGCCTGGCTCGACCACCTCACGCGGGCAGGCATCACGTTCCGCTACACCCCCACGGGTCCGGAAGGACTTATCACGGGCAAAAAGGTGTATCTGGCCGTGGCTAGTGGCGGCATCTACTCTGAAGGCCCGCAGCAGGCCGCTGATTTTGCCGTGCCCTACCTGCGCTGGATGCTGGGCTTCCTGGGCATGACCGATGTGACCGTGGCCCGGGCCGAAGGCGTCAAGCTGCCGGAATTCCAGGCTACCGCTCTGCAAAAGGGCATTGAAAGCGTTGTGGTATAA
- a CDS encoding winged helix-turn-helix transcriptional regulator: MTNSDLTSCAQTMHALRHALLVVNGKWKLQIIVALQTGTRHFRGLERSVPGISTKVLAKELKELEAHQFIVRTVSPGPPVVVDYQLLPYARSLDPVIEVLEAWGLQHQQRLDSLSGLPTHVRLP, translated from the coding sequence ATGACCAACTCCGACCTGACCTCCTGCGCTCAGACCATGCACGCCCTGCGCCACGCCCTGCTGGTTGTAAATGGCAAGTGGAAGCTGCAAATCATCGTGGCACTGCAGACGGGCACCCGGCATTTTCGCGGCCTGGAACGCAGCGTGCCGGGCATCTCCACCAAGGTGCTGGCCAAGGAGCTCAAGGAGCTGGAGGCCCACCAGTTCATCGTCCGCACGGTTTCGCCCGGCCCACCGGTAGTCGTGGACTACCAGCTCTTGCCCTATGCCCGTTCGCTCGACCCCGTGATTGAGGTGCTCGAAGCGTGGGGCCTGCAGCACCAGCAGCGCCTGGACAGCCTCTCCGGATTGCCGACGCACGTACGGCTACCCTGA
- a CDS encoding TetR/AcrR family transcriptional regulator produces MTGRPKAYDEQDVISRAQQVFWQRGYSAASTEELLAAMGIGKGSFYLAFPGGKKELFAKTIQQFHQQSLHQLEQRVATSAQPVQVLKDYFYHIATAAPEAHEKGCYLGNTVMEMAAVDPQLQQAAGQLLKQLETQFFVVIEQAQASGQLTNPTNARLLARHLLTLWNGLSITRRLYPDNGQLRELLDLQLAILY; encoded by the coding sequence ATGACTGGAAGACCCAAAGCGTATGATGAGCAGGATGTAATCAGCCGCGCCCAGCAGGTTTTCTGGCAACGCGGCTATTCCGCCGCCTCCACGGAAGAGCTGCTGGCCGCCATGGGGATTGGTAAGGGTAGTTTTTACCTTGCTTTTCCAGGGGGTAAGAAAGAACTGTTTGCCAAAACAATCCAGCAATTCCATCAGCAGAGCCTGCACCAGCTCGAACAGCGCGTGGCGACCAGCGCCCAGCCGGTACAGGTGCTGAAGGACTACTTCTATCACATTGCCACCGCCGCACCGGAGGCCCACGAGAAGGGCTGCTACCTAGGCAACACCGTGATGGAGATGGCCGCAGTGGACCCGCAACTGCAACAGGCCGCCGGACAATTACTCAAGCAGTTGGAAACGCAGTTTTTCGTCGTCATTGAGCAGGCCCAGGCCAGTGGCCAACTCACCAACCCGACCAATGCGCGGCTGCTGGCCCGGCACCTGCTGACGTTGTGGAACGGGCTGAGCATCACCCGTCGCCTCTATCCCGATAACGGGCAGCTGCGTGAGCTGCTGGACCTGCAGCTGGCCATCCTGTATTGA
- a CDS encoding alpha/beta fold hydrolase, which produces MTDQPPIYYRTIAVDGLDVFYREAGPADAPVLLLLHGFPTSSHMFRHLMPLLADRYRVIAPDLPGFGFTTSPPAAAFAYTFDHLAEVINRFTQVLELARYALYVFDYGAPVGLRLAVAHPERVTALITQNGNAYEEGLSTEWESAYTYWQHPTPENRAALRAMHTEETVQFQYHHGTPDPSQVAPEGPALDLWGLSRPGHDEMQLDLILDYRTNVALYPRFQEYFRTHRPPTLAVWGENDPYFLPAGAQAYRRDNPAAQVHLLPTGHFALETHVVEIARLIRAFLAPVLAG; this is translated from the coding sequence ATGACAGACCAACCGCCGATTTACTACCGCACAATTGCCGTGGATGGCCTCGACGTGTTCTACCGCGAAGCTGGCCCGGCTGATGCGCCGGTACTGCTGCTTCTGCACGGCTTTCCTACCTCGTCACACATGTTTCGCCACCTGATGCCCCTGCTGGCCGACCGCTACCGCGTAATAGCACCCGACCTGCCGGGCTTTGGCTTCACTACCTCGCCCCCCGCTGCGGCGTTTGCCTACACCTTCGACCATCTGGCGGAAGTCATCAACCGCTTCACGCAGGTACTAGAACTGGCCCGCTATGCTCTGTACGTGTTCGACTACGGCGCCCCGGTAGGCCTGCGTCTGGCTGTCGCGCATCCGGAGCGAGTCACGGCCCTGATTACCCAGAACGGCAACGCCTATGAGGAGGGCCTCAGCACCGAATGGGAGTCGGCCTACACCTACTGGCAGCATCCCACCCCCGAAAACCGCGCGGCCCTGCGGGCTATGCACACGGAAGAAACAGTTCAGTTTCAGTACCACCACGGCACCCCCGACCCCTCGCAGGTGGCACCCGAGGGCCCGGCGCTGGACCTTTGGGGCCTGAGCCGGCCCGGCCACGACGAGATGCAGCTCGACCTCATCCTGGACTACCGGACCAACGTGGCGCTGTACCCGCGCTTCCAGGAATATTTCCGCACCCACCGCCCACCGACCCTGGCCGTCTGGGGCGAGAACGACCCGTATTTCCTGCCCGCCGGCGCGCAGGCCTACCGCCGCGACAACCCCGCCGCCCAGGTACACCTGCTGCCCACCGGTCATTTCGCACTCGAAACCCACGTGGTCGAAATAGCCCGCCTCATCCGCGCTTTTCTGGCGCCCGTGCTGGCGGGGTAG
- a CDS encoding MOSC domain-containing protein codes for MQLLSLNVGLPRVLQWNGRAINTAIFKQPVAGPVALAGYNLAGDAQADLRVHGGPDKAVYAYDIAHYAAWRALLPNWTDWTPGLFGENLTTEGLLETAVRMGDVFGLGTARLRAVQPRQPCYKLNARFEDEGMVARFAQVNRPGIYFRIEEPGTVQAGDTLTLLEAAATEVTIQDISLLLRARTIEAGRLAEVLALPHLPAEVRQQLTRH; via the coding sequence ATGCAACTTCTCTCTCTTAATGTCGGGCTGCCCCGCGTGCTGCAGTGGAACGGCCGTGCCATCAACACGGCTATCTTCAAGCAGCCGGTGGCGGGCCCCGTCGCCCTGGCGGGGTATAACCTGGCCGGCGACGCGCAAGCCGACCTGCGCGTGCACGGCGGCCCCGACAAGGCAGTGTATGCCTACGACATTGCCCACTATGCGGCCTGGCGCGCCCTGCTACCCAACTGGACGGATTGGACACCCGGCTTATTTGGGGAAAACCTGACGACGGAAGGCTTGCTCGAAACGGCCGTGCGGATGGGTGACGTGTTTGGCCTTGGCACAGCCCGGCTACGGGCCGTGCAGCCCCGACAGCCCTGCTACAAGCTCAACGCCCGCTTCGAGGACGAGGGCATGGTTGCCCGCTTTGCCCAGGTAAACCGGCCGGGCATTTATTTCCGCATTGAGGAGCCGGGCACGGTACAGGCTGGCGATACGCTCACCCTGCTAGAAGCAGCCGCGACTGAAGTTACCATTCAGGATATTTCGCTGCTGCTGCGGGCGCGCACAATCGAGGCGGGCCGGCTAGCTGAGGTTCTGGCCCTGCCTCATCTGCCCGCCGAGGTGCGGCAGCAGCTCACCCGCCACTGA
- a CDS encoding Crp/Fnr family transcriptional regulator, with the protein MDELFTYLLQFGSLNPQQLDLIATKATPLALPRDAYFLEAGQVSRRVGFLLEGVLRICYYNNQGQEITRNFIDEHHLTTNLRGLEDGLASAEYVQAVTDCRLLVFTKPDWDELAHTIVGWREMVHQMTTRHLHEKLARISPMVSQDATTRYREFLANYPQLANRIPLSYLASFLGMTQSSLSRIRRNIR; encoded by the coding sequence ATGGACGAACTCTTTACCTACCTGCTGCAGTTCGGCTCGCTCAACCCGCAGCAGCTGGACCTGATTGCCACCAAGGCCACTCCGCTGGCGCTGCCCCGCGACGCCTACTTTCTGGAGGCGGGCCAGGTGTCGCGGCGGGTCGGGTTTCTGCTGGAGGGCGTGCTGCGCATCTGCTACTACAACAACCAGGGCCAGGAAATCACCCGCAACTTCATCGACGAGCACCACCTGACCACCAACCTGCGCGGCCTGGAAGACGGCCTGGCCTCCGCCGAGTACGTGCAGGCCGTGACCGATTGCCGGCTGCTGGTATTCACCAAGCCTGACTGGGACGAGCTGGCCCACACCATCGTGGGCTGGCGCGAGATGGTGCACCAGATGACCACCCGGCACCTGCACGAGAAGCTGGCGCGCATCAGCCCCATGGTCAGCCAGGATGCCACCACCCGCTACCGGGAGTTTCTGGCCAACTACCCGCAGCTGGCCAACCGGATTCCGCTGTCTTACCTGGCCTCGTTTCTGGGCATGACGCAGTCCTCGCTGAGCCGGATTCGCCGCAACATCCGCTGA
- a CDS encoding SDR family oxidoreductase produces the protein MKTVLITGANKGIGLETARQLARQGYHVFLGSRDLVRGQQAARQLHAEGLSEVEAIQLDVTNADSVQAARAEIGRKTPVLDALINNAAITGGMPQAALGAAVATFQEVFATNVFGVVQVTQAFIDLLRLAPQPRIVNVGSSGASLTLSSDPAWKYYHHKGAVYPASKAALHMYTIVLAYELRDTPFKVNAVDPGFTATDLNGHRGTGTVQEAGTRIAKYVLVGDDGPTGKFISEENTPVTGEIPW, from the coding sequence ATGAAAACCGTCCTCATCACCGGCGCCAACAAAGGCATCGGCCTGGAAACCGCCCGGCAGCTGGCCCGGCAGGGCTACCACGTCTTTCTGGGCAGCCGCGACCTAGTCCGGGGCCAGCAGGCCGCCCGGCAGCTCCACGCCGAAGGCCTCTCCGAAGTAGAAGCCATCCAGCTCGACGTCACCAATGCCGATTCGGTGCAGGCCGCCCGGGCTGAAATCGGCCGCAAAACGCCGGTGCTCGACGCTCTCATCAACAATGCCGCCATTACCGGCGGGATGCCGCAAGCCGCGTTGGGGGCCGCAGTGGCCACGTTTCAGGAGGTGTTTGCCACCAACGTGTTCGGGGTGGTGCAGGTCACGCAGGCCTTTATTGACCTGCTGCGCCTGGCTCCTCAGCCCCGCATCGTTAATGTGGGCTCCAGCGGCGCCTCGCTGACGCTGAGCAGCGACCCGGCCTGGAAATACTACCACCACAAGGGCGCCGTCTACCCGGCCTCCAAGGCGGCGCTGCACATGTACACCATCGTGCTGGCCTACGAGCTGCGCGACACGCCCTTTAAGGTGAATGCCGTGGACCCGGGCTTCACGGCCACCGACCTCAACGGCCACCGCGGCACCGGCACCGTGCAGGAAGCCGGGACGCGGATTGCCAAATACGTGCTGGTGGGGGATGACGGCCCCACGGGCAAGTTTATCAGTGAGGAAAACACCCCTGTAACGGGTGAAATTCCGTGGTAA
- a CDS encoding quinone oxidoreductase family protein yields the protein MQVVQFAAHGDADVLQLVDAPMPRPQEGEVLIKVAAAGVNYADIWQRKGSSPTPLPLPYVSGYEVAGTIEALGEGVTTRQLGQRVMAMLPSGGYAEYVVAPAAQAMPLPAELGYAQATALLAQGPTAVGLLNTGSYASVLVLAATGGVGSLLVQVAKNRGLRVVAAVGSDAKKAAAQASGADAVVCYAAADWVQQVRAATDGQGVAASFDAVGGRVGAEALLALGAGGTAVVYGAASGEPTRLEAQQLIGQRQLVRGYTVFAEMARFGEYTEELLGYFRAGTLQLPVQTYPIAEVRTAQRELEARQTQGKVALLF from the coding sequence ATGCAAGTAGTTCAATTTGCCGCCCACGGCGACGCCGACGTATTACAGCTGGTCGACGCGCCGATGCCCCGACCCCAGGAGGGCGAAGTATTGATTAAAGTGGCGGCCGCCGGGGTCAACTACGCCGACATCTGGCAGCGCAAGGGCAGCAGCCCCACGCCGCTCCCGCTGCCCTACGTGTCGGGCTACGAGGTGGCGGGGACCATCGAGGCCCTGGGCGAGGGCGTAACCACGCGGCAGCTGGGCCAGCGGGTGATGGCCATGCTCCCTAGCGGCGGCTATGCCGAATACGTGGTGGCCCCGGCCGCGCAGGCAATGCCCCTGCCGGCGGAGCTGGGCTACGCGCAGGCCACCGCCCTGCTGGCGCAGGGCCCCACGGCCGTGGGCCTGCTCAACACCGGAAGCTATGCCTCAGTGCTGGTGCTGGCCGCGACCGGGGGCGTAGGCTCATTGCTGGTGCAGGTGGCCAAAAACCGGGGCCTGCGGGTAGTGGCCGCCGTGGGCAGCGACGCGAAAAAAGCCGCCGCCCAAGCCAGTGGAGCCGACGCCGTAGTGTGCTACGCCGCCGCCGACTGGGTGCAGCAAGTCCGCGCCGCCACCGACGGCCAGGGCGTGGCCGCCTCGTTCGATGCCGTGGGCGGCCGCGTGGGGGCCGAGGCCCTGCTGGCCCTGGGCGCCGGCGGCACGGCCGTGGTGTACGGCGCGGCCAGCGGCGAGCCCACCCGGCTGGAAGCCCAGCAGCTTATCGGGCAGCGGCAGCTGGTGCGGGGCTACACGGTGTTTGCCGAAATGGCCCGATTCGGGGAATACACCGAGGAGCTGCTGGGGTACTTTCGGGCCGGTACCCTGCAGCTCCCCGTCCAGACGTACCCGATTGCGGAAGTCCGGACCGCGCAGCGCGAGCTGGAAGCCCGCCAAACGCAGGGAAAGGTGGCGCTGCTCTTTTGA
- a CDS encoding antibiotic biosynthesis monooxygenase family protein, with protein MENKTVDLIFAFTVQPADQARYEQALAQQLAITQTEPHVLSYEIFRQAEGSYCQHERYADEAAIRLHMQNTAVPLKIWGEVTTITHMTALGPLSDEFKQEFGMDSYLPYAAVTR; from the coding sequence ATGGAAAACAAGACCGTTGATTTAATTTTTGCCTTCACCGTGCAGCCCGCCGACCAGGCGCGCTACGAGCAGGCGCTGGCCCAGCAGCTGGCCATCACCCAAACCGAGCCGCACGTGCTCAGCTACGAGATTTTTCGCCAGGCCGAGGGCAGCTACTGCCAGCACGAACGTTACGCCGACGAAGCGGCCATCCGGCTGCACATGCAGAACACGGCCGTCCCGCTGAAAATATGGGGCGAAGTCACCACCATCACCCACATGACGGCGCTGGGCCCGCTGAGCGACGAGTTTAAGCAGGAGTTCGGGATGGACAGCTACCTGCCCTACGCGGCCGTTACGCGCTGA
- a CDS encoding helix-turn-helix domain-containing protein → MKSSRPPLNHLRSISALHQTLQVPKPTHPLISVVDLRDMQARTQQTISYSFYTIAFKKLTGGQLRYGQQHYDFDEGVLIFTAPHQAVRLESEVPVMLEGCLVVVHPDFLQGYPLARKITEYGFFGYAVNEALHLSAAEQQQVLDMMQRLAQEVAAPITAFTQDLLVAHLDLLLTYCNQFYHRQFLTRRAASHDVVSRFEQLLAEYVAGDQLPSHGLPSMQELAGQLNLSANYLSDLLRTHTGLTARQHVQQKLLDYAKQLLTTTTLSVGEVAYRLGFEHSQSFSKFFKQHAAVSPLQYRLSVH, encoded by the coding sequence ATGAAATCGTCCCGCCCGCCGCTGAACCATCTGCGCTCCATCTCGGCCCTGCACCAGACGCTGCAGGTGCCCAAGCCCACGCATCCGCTCATCAGCGTGGTGGACTTGCGGGACATGCAGGCCCGCACCCAGCAGACCATTTCCTACAGCTTCTACACCATTGCGTTCAAGAAGCTGACCGGGGGGCAGCTGCGCTACGGCCAGCAGCACTACGACTTCGACGAGGGCGTGCTGATTTTCACCGCCCCGCACCAGGCCGTGCGCCTGGAGTCGGAGGTGCCGGTAATGCTGGAAGGCTGCCTGGTGGTCGTGCACCCGGATTTTCTGCAGGGGTATCCCCTGGCCCGCAAAATCACGGAGTACGGCTTTTTCGGCTACGCGGTCAACGAGGCCCTGCACCTCTCGGCCGCCGAGCAGCAGCAGGTGCTGGACATGATGCAGCGTCTGGCCCAGGAGGTGGCCGCCCCCATCACGGCCTTTACCCAGGACCTGCTGGTGGCGCACCTCGACCTGCTGCTGACCTACTGCAACCAGTTTTACCACCGGCAGTTCCTCACGCGCCGGGCGGCCAGTCACGACGTGGTGAGCCGTTTCGAGCAACTGCTGGCCGAGTACGTGGCCGGCGACCAGCTCCCCAGCCACGGGCTGCCCAGCATGCAGGAGCTGGCCGGACAGCTGAACCTATCGGCCAACTACCTGAGCGACCTGCTGCGCACCCATACGGGCCTCACCGCCCGGCAGCACGTGCAGCAGAAACTACTGGACTACGCCAAACAGCTACTCACCACCACCACCCTCTCGGTAGGGGAAGTGGCCTACCGCCTGGGCTTCGAGCACTCCCAGTCGTTCAGCAAGTTCTTTAAGCAGCACGCCGCCGTCTCACCCCTCCAGTACCGGCTGTCTGTTCACTAA
- a CDS encoding oxidoreductase, whose translation MNKVWLITGANRGIGAEIARAALAAGDYVVAASRHPETAADTFGHHPHLTALHLDVTREADAARAVQQVIDQHGRLDVVVNNAGYPLLGALETTTDAEVRRQFDTNVFGLLHVTRAVLPQLRKQRAGHIINISSMQGVIGAPASSSYSGSKFAVEGLSESLQQEVAPLGIRVTLVEPGTFRTELLSDKSLHKAQDVLPDYAPTVGQTLSYVDQFSGQQPGDPQRLAAAIVQLTNEAEPPLRFLAGSDAVQYVPQALRHRLAEAEKWHALSVSTDFPT comes from the coding sequence ATGAACAAAGTATGGTTGATTACCGGTGCCAACCGCGGCATCGGGGCTGAAATTGCCCGGGCGGCCCTCGCCGCCGGCGACTACGTGGTAGCCGCCAGCCGCCACCCGGAAACCGCCGCCGACACGTTCGGCCACCACCCTCACCTCACCGCCCTGCACTTGGACGTGACCCGCGAGGCCGACGCCGCGCGCGCCGTGCAGCAGGTCATCGACCAGCACGGCCGGCTCGACGTGGTGGTCAACAACGCCGGCTACCCCCTGCTCGGGGCCCTGGAAACCACCACCGACGCCGAGGTGCGCCGCCAGTTCGATACCAACGTGTTCGGGCTGCTCCACGTGACGCGGGCGGTGCTGCCGCAACTGCGGAAACAGCGGGCCGGGCACATCATTAACATCTCCTCCATGCAGGGCGTCATCGGGGCCCCGGCCTCGTCGAGCTACAGCGGGTCCAAGTTTGCCGTGGAGGGCCTAAGCGAGTCGCTGCAGCAGGAAGTGGCGCCGCTGGGCATCCGGGTGACGCTGGTGGAGCCGGGCACCTTCCGCACGGAGCTGCTCAGCGACAAGTCGCTGCACAAGGCCCAGGATGTCCTGCCCGACTACGCCCCGACCGTGGGCCAGACGCTCAGCTACGTGGACCAGTTCAGCGGCCAGCAGCCCGGCGACCCGCAGCGGCTAGCTGCCGCCATCGTCCAACTCACCAACGAGGCGGAACCGCCGCTGCGCTTTCTGGCCGGCTCGGATGCCGTACAATACGTACCCCAGGCGTTGCGCCACCGCCTGGCGGAAGCCGAAAAGTGGCACGCGTTGTCCGTGTCGACCGATTTTCCGACCTGA
- a CDS encoding SDR family NAD(P)-dependent oxidoreductase produces MAQVVLITGGTMGIGLGLAKAFLAQGAAVAVCGRSREALDTFSRTYPAALAIQADVTNAADRAAMLDQVAKRFGRLDVLVNNAGRFIERDFTTGSDPAVDLEQEVALNLTAPIQLTSEVLVRWPALAALVFVTSGFALVSPTRAPTYGAVKAGLHGFAEGLRRQLTPKGIHVLELLPTTTDTPGTAHETRKKMTTEEVAAVTLKALAQRQPLALPGPMKFLPTLLRIAPQAASRMVANI; encoded by the coding sequence ATGGCACAAGTTGTTCTCATTACGGGCGGTACGATGGGCATTGGGCTGGGCCTAGCGAAAGCCTTCCTGGCGCAGGGAGCCGCCGTGGCCGTGTGTGGCCGGTCCCGGGAAGCCCTCGACACCTTTTCGCGGACCTACCCGGCTGCGCTGGCCATCCAGGCCGACGTGACCAACGCGGCGGACCGGGCCGCGATGCTAGACCAAGTGGCGAAGCGGTTTGGCCGGCTCGATGTACTGGTTAACAATGCCGGGCGCTTCATCGAGCGGGACTTTACGACGGGCAGTGACCCGGCAGTAGACTTGGAACAGGAGGTGGCGCTGAACCTGACGGCCCCTATCCAATTAACCAGTGAGGTGCTCGTGCGCTGGCCGGCCCTGGCGGCCCTCGTGTTCGTTACCTCCGGCTTTGCCCTGGTGTCGCCCACGCGGGCGCCGACCTACGGAGCGGTGAAAGCGGGCCTGCATGGCTTTGCCGAAGGATTGCGTCGGCAGCTTACGCCGAAGGGTATTCATGTGCTGGAGCTGCTGCCGACCACCACGGACACCCCCGGCACCGCGCACGAAACCCGCAAGAAAATGACGACCGAGGAAGTGGCGGCCGTCACGCTCAAGGCCCTAGCGCAGCGGCAGCCCCTGGCGTTGCCGGGACCCATGAAATTTTTGCCCACGCTGCTGCGCATTGCCCCACAAGCGGCTAGCCGCATGGTCGCCAACATCTGA
- a CDS encoding Crp/Fnr family transcriptional regulator — translation MENLRKAFGFGGVLNADEITQVTGRFVTQHLRAGEHFFAPGDYPDQLGFVSAGVCRLYLVGRVPEEEATRCFIRPHQFILDLESFHSNRPTQVGIQALTPCELLRLDRRTWQQLLAEIPKLFILSKLLTEVALLNNLKDSDFLHFGTAKQKYEEFVKRYPDLVLNVPQHYIASYLGITPQSLSRIRKSTAS, via the coding sequence ATGGAAAATTTACGCAAGGCATTCGGGTTCGGGGGCGTATTGAACGCGGACGAAATCACCCAAGTGACGGGCCGGTTTGTCACGCAGCACCTGCGGGCGGGGGAGCATTTCTTTGCCCCCGGCGACTACCCCGACCAGCTAGGCTTCGTCAGCGCCGGGGTGTGCCGGCTCTACCTGGTGGGCCGGGTGCCGGAAGAAGAAGCCACCCGGTGCTTCATCCGGCCCCACCAGTTTATCCTGGACCTGGAGAGCTTTCACAGTAACCGGCCCACCCAGGTAGGCATTCAGGCCCTCACGCCCTGCGAGCTGCTGCGGCTCGACCGGCGCACCTGGCAGCAGCTGCTGGCCGAAATTCCCAAGCTCTTCATCCTCAGCAAGCTCCTGACGGAGGTGGCACTGCTCAACAACCTAAAAGACAGCGACTTTTTGCATTTCGGCACGGCCAAACAGAAATACGAGGAGTTCGTGAAGCGCTACCCGGACCTCGTCCTGAACGTGCCGCAACACTACATCGCGTCTTACCTGGGCATTACCCCCCAGTCGCTCAGTCGCATACGCAAAAGCACGGCTAGCTGA
- a CDS encoding serine hydrolase — MGRRHHLLYAPGRRVLKIPDKFLQLVGGPAKLMAYIRQLGITPFVVEVSEAEMAAAWANQYRNWSYPSAQLDLLSQVGRRTALSKASSKLLWQLLLDTSVGPQRLKGLLPAGTPVAHRTGTSATNAQGLSPALNDVGIIVLPNGQHVALAVFVTDSYADTAAREFVMKLKVVTLELVGEVSMCCGCLVWAKAGIAASKARANFFCGLPHAALPGCRWIVMLQISAPAPPAGRDLAHYFRVRYITPGQRPAR, encoded by the coding sequence GTGGGTCGGCGACATCACCTACTTTACGCCCCAGGGCGGCGGGTACTGAAAATCCCCGACAAGTTCCTGCAGTTGGTTGGGGGCCCGGCTAAGCTGATGGCCTACATCCGGCAACTGGGCATCACACCGTTCGTAGTCGAGGTATCTGAAGCAGAAATGGCGGCAGCGTGGGCCAACCAATACCGCAATTGGAGTTATCCTTCGGCCCAGCTGGATTTGTTAAGCCAAGTGGGCCGACGAACGGCCCTCTCGAAAGCCAGCAGTAAGTTGCTGTGGCAACTGCTGCTGGATACGTCGGTTGGCCCGCAACGCCTCAAGGGCTTGTTGCCGGCGGGCACGCCCGTCGCGCACCGCACGGGCACCTCTGCCACCAACGCGCAGGGCTTGTCGCCCGCTCTAAATGACGTAGGCATCATCGTGCTGCCTAATGGCCAGCATGTGGCCCTCGCCGTTTTTGTAACGGATTCTTATGCTGACACAGCTGCTAGGGAGTTCGTAATGAAGTTAAAGGTGGTGACCTTGGAGTTAGTGGGGGAGGTTTCCATGTGCTGTGGTTGCTTGGTTTGGGCAAAGGCAGGAATCGCCGCGAGTAAGGCAAGAGCTAATTTTTTTTGTGGTCTCCCTCATGCGGCGCTGCCTGGCTGCCGGTGGATTGTGATGTTGCAAATTTCCGCCCCTGCCCCGCCGGCTGGGCGTGACCTGGCGCACTATTTTCGTGTGCGGTACATCACACCCGGCCAGCGCCCGGCGCGGTAA
- a CDS encoding helix-turn-helix domain-containing protein gives MKTTALQALYQELAPCTSLDLNTLLPSGIQREVGHFNVFNLADFWETSQLRPGASYPCRSFYKISFLRSRSRAEYAHQTIDIAPDTLVFSTPREGFQWWPAERQQGQFCLYSAEFMLPVLGGLTLDELPLFQASGLPVFQLTPAEAARTATIFAYMHEELASDYAHKYDLLRAYVLELLHLGQKRQPATVLHPAHSAARLASRFAELLERQFPLTTSQQQVPLRTAKDFADQLAVHVNHLNKVLKEHTGRTTTDLIGGRLAQEAKVLLRQSDWTLGEIADSLGFVDVAHFSHFFRRYATVSPGAFRTQEAVVI, from the coding sequence ATGAAGACGACTGCGCTCCAGGCACTCTACCAAGAACTGGCTCCTTGCACCAGCCTCGACCTGAATACGCTGCTGCCAAGCGGTATTCAGCGCGAGGTGGGCCACTTTAACGTGTTTAATCTGGCCGACTTTTGGGAAACCAGCCAGCTGCGGCCCGGCGCCTCTTACCCCTGCCGCTCGTTCTACAAAATCAGCTTCCTGCGCAGCCGTAGCCGCGCCGAGTACGCCCACCAGACGATTGATATCGCGCCCGACACGCTGGTGTTTTCGACGCCCAGGGAGGGATTTCAGTGGTGGCCGGCCGAGCGGCAGCAAGGCCAGTTTTGCCTTTATTCGGCCGAGTTCATGCTACCCGTACTCGGGGGACTTACCCTTGACGAGCTGCCGCTGTTTCAGGCCAGCGGCCTGCCTGTATTTCAGCTAACACCCGCCGAGGCGGCGCGAACAGCGACTATTTTTGCCTATATGCACGAGGAGCTGGCCTCCGACTACGCCCACAAGTACGACCTGCTGCGGGCCTACGTGCTGGAGCTGCTGCACCTGGGCCAGAAGCGGCAGCCGGCCACCGTGCTGCACCCCGCCCACTCGGCGGCTCGCCTGGCCTCGCGCTTCGCGGAGCTGCTCGAGCGGCAGTTTCCCCTAACCACTTCCCAGCAGCAGGTGCCGCTGCGCACGGCCAAGGACTTTGCCGACCAGCTGGCCGTGCACGTCAACCACCTCAACAAGGTGCTCAAAGAGCACACCGGCCGCACCACCACCGACCTCATCGGCGGGCGGCTGGCTCAGGAGGCCAAGGTGCTGCTGCGCCAGTCTGACTGGACGCTTGGGGAAATTGCCGATAGCCTGGGCTTTGTCGATGTAGCCCACTTTTCGCACTTCTTCCGCCGCTACGCCACCGTCAGCCCGGGCGCTTTTCGGACGCAGGAAGCCGTCGTGATTTGA